GCGTTCACAAGGCCAAACGGCATCACCTTGAACTGGAACAAGCCTTGAGGTGTTGAAAAGGCTGTCATGGGCTTTGCTGCCGATGATAAAGGCACTATGAATATGGTGAAACTGATGGTTCTATCACATCCATCTCTATCATCTTATTCACTTCTTCTTTGATAACCTTTTTGGTGGTGTAAGGTAGTGGATAGGGTTTCACATGAACAGGAATATCAGTCGTTGTGTTGATCTCATGTTGTGCAAGGTTAGTCCTTCCGGGCAGATCCGTCAACACATCCTTGTATGTATTCATGAGATCTTTCACCTCCCTCGTCTGATCCTCTGACAAATCACTCGACACTTCCACATCTTCAACATGCTCCTTCCCTCTGTCGCTTGGAAGTGCTTCCAGTGTATTAGAAAAATCCATTTCTGTTTGTTGATCTCCTTCCTCCGTTACCACACTGGTCACCATACACGTAAAAATCCAAAATCATTTTGTGTTACAACTTTTTCTGCTTCAACGTATTTCTTCAACAGATTAATGTGCAGGGTCTTGATTTTCCCGTCCCTGTTTACACGGTAATCATAGGGTCCAACCTTTTCCACCACTTCGTAAGGGCCACGCCATTGCATCAACAACTTATTTGCTTTCGTTGGTAAGAGCACAAGTACTTTGTCTCCGGATTTTATTTCTCTGGATTTCGTCTTCCTATTGAAGTTTCTCTTCTGAACTCGGCCTGCCTCCTTCAAGTTATCCATAGCAACCTGACAGGTTTCCTCCATACGTTCACGAAGATCCATCACATACTGATAGGTCGTCTTGATGTCTTCATTTGGTAGTTCCTTAGTGAGTAATTCTCTAAGAATCATCATAGGGCCAAGAACAACTCTGCCGTATAACAGTTCAAAAGGCGAAAATCCCAGACTTTCTTGTGGTACCTCTCTGTATGCAAACAACAGCGCGTTGAGATAACGGTCCCAGTCCTTCGGCTTTTCAGCCGCCATCCTTCTCAGCATCTGTTTCAAGGTACCATTGAAGCGCTCCATAAGGCCGTTGCATTGTGGATGGTACGGGGTAGTGGTCAGCTGGCGAATCGACAATAACCTGCTCACTTCCTTCATCAATCCAGATGTGAATTGAGCCCCCTGGTCTGTCAACATCTCAGCTGGTACACCAACACGACTGAAAATTTCCACTAGCGCCTCAGCAACTCTCTCCGTCTCAATCCCCTTCAGTGCCACAGCCTCTGGGTACCTTGTAGCGTAGTCCACCGCAGTTAAGATGAACCTATTACCACGCTCTGTCGCCGGTTCCAGGGGTCCCACTAAATCCACAGCGATCCTCCTGAAAGGAGTGTCTATCAGTGGCATACTTCCCAGCGGGGATTTTGGTACTCTTCCCTTTGGAAACGTGCGTTGGCAAATATCACATGAACGGCAGAAACGCGTAACGTCCGCTTGGATTCCCGGCCATAAAAACTCCGCCAGAATTCTGCTTGATGTTCTCTTTGCGACGAGATGGCCAGACATTATCGATTCATGTGCAAGTTTCATCACCATTTGTCGATACTTCGTTGAAATGATCAGCTGTCGGAACACTTTCCCTGTAGCGATCCCCGGACTCTGAAATTTCCTGTAGAGTAATTCTTTGTGGTAAAGAATCACAGACTTTCCGCCATCATCCCGGGTCAACGTATCTTTCTCCCTCGCTAGCTTCCTAAATTTCTCTAGACTAGCATCTGTCTGCTGTTCCTCCTTCAGATCCTGTACGCTCCCAAAATCACTCATGAAATTGGATACCTGCAGTGGTTTAAAAGGCTTCGTGTTTCTCTTCACTGCTGCTCTAGTCTGTACTGCATTGATGGAATCTGACTGCCACTGTTCATTAGGTTGATCAACAGGCATCTTTGACATTCCCAACTATCACGTCGTAGAGAGGCGACTCCAACAAAAACGCTTCCGTCTCTCCTCTAAAGTATGGCGTGTCAATGTCGATATTGGCGATCTGACAGATGAGTCGAGAACCATCAGCTAAAATGTAATTCTTGGTCTTCTCAGTAATCTTTTCATGGTCCACTAGGCTTCGTCTAACTCCAACCTCATCACAACCCGAGTCCCGCAATACGGTTACAAGTGTACGACCGACTCGACCAAAGACAACTGGCATAGATGATGCTTTCGAATTACAGGCCTGACTCATCTTCGGAATACCGTGTTCCTCGCTATTCCCAGATTCCTGCACAATAGATGCTGCTTTACCCTCTTTCAACTTGTCAGCTTTCTTCTTGCGGCAGTCAGATGCAATGTGCCCCACCTTCTTGCAATAAAAACAAGTCCTTTCCTTTGATGTATCGGTGACACCACCAGACTTACCATGTGTTGATGCTGAAGTTGACTGTCCCGTCGATGTCGATTTCTGTCCTCCTGCCTTGGATGTCTTAGACGTAACTAGCTGAGTAGCTTTCGTTCGTCTGGCTTCTGCGTACTGGTCCGCAAGTGAGGACATCTCATCTATCGATTTTGGTATTCTTTCCTtcagaaacaacaacaaatcctGATTGCAAACCTGCAGGAACTGGTCCCTCATGGCTAAGTCCTTCAAACCTTCATACGTCTTGTTCGTATTGGTGAGCTCGATCCATCTCTCCAAATAATTGTCCAGTTGAATAGCAAACTGAGAAAAGGTTTCTCCTCCCTCTGGTCGTGACGTGCGGAAACTCTTCCTGAAACCCTCTTCTGTCTTGTCAAATCTCTTCAGCAAAGCTTTCTTCAACTCGTTGAAGTCAAGCGCCTGATCAACTGGCAATCGTGAAAACACCGCCAAAGCATTTCCCGTCAGTAATGCGCTCAAGTTAGCTCCCCAACTATCTCGATTCCATCTCTGAGCTGTCGCATATCGTTCAAACCGCTGAATATACGCATCGATGTTGTCCTTTTCCTCGTTGAATGCGGGCAATTTAGGACCTTTACTCACAGCATTGTCCCTCTGGGCCATATCTGGTTGTACCTGATGACCCGCCTGAATCAACTCCAGCTTACGCTTATGTTCTTCCTCTGCTCTCCTGTCGGCTCTGTCTCTCTCATTCTGTTCAAAATCTCTCTGATTTTGTCGTTCCCGTCTCTCTTGTTCCCGGTCATCTCTTTCCTTAGCTTGTTGCTCCTTAACA
The nucleotide sequence above comes from Argopecten irradians isolate NY chromosome 1, Ai_NY, whole genome shotgun sequence. Encoded proteins:
- the LOC138333563 gene encoding uncharacterized protein isoform X2; amino-acid sequence: MLCSFSALLYFIVFMMSSLPSLLGIGKELGLEGEELRSFVKEQQAKERDDREQERRERQNQRDFEQNERDRADRRAEEEHKRKLELIQAGHQVQPDMAQRDNAVSKGPKLPAFNEEKDNIDAYIQRFERYATAQRWNRDSWGANLSALLTGNALAVFSRLPVDQALDFNELKKALLKRFDKTEEGFRKSFRTSRPEGGETFSQFAIQLDNYLERWIELTNTNKTYEGLKDLAMRDQFLQVCNQDLLLFLKERIPKSIDEMSSLADQYAEARRTKATQLVTSKTSKAGGQKSTSTGQSTSASTHGKSGGVTDTSKERTCFYCKKVGHIASDCRKKKADKLKEGKAASIVQESGNSEEHGIPKMSQACNSKASSMPVVFGRVGRTLVTVLRDSGCDEVGVRRSRRQSVVIGSS
- the LOC138333563 gene encoding uncharacterized protein isoform X1, with protein sequence MLCSFSALLYFIVFMMSSLPSLLGIGKELGLEGEELRSFVKEQQAKERDDREQERRERQNQRDFEQNERDRADRRAEEEHKRKLELIQAGHQVQPDMAQRDNAVSKGPKLPAFNEEKDNIDAYIQRFERYATAQRWNRDSWGANLSALLTGNALAVFSRLPVDQALDFNELKKALLKRFDKTEEGFRKSFRTSRPEGGETFSQFAIQLDNYLERWIELTNTNKTYEGLKDLAMRDQFLQVCNQDLLLFLKERIPKSIDEMSSLADQYAEARRTKATQLVTSKTSKAGGQKSTSTGQSTSASTHGKSGGVTDTSKERTCFYCKKVGHIASDCRKKKADKLKEGKAASIVQESGNSEEHGIPKMSQACNSKASSMPVVFGRVGRTLVTVLRDSGCDEVGVRRSLVDHEKITEKTKNYILADGSRLICQIANIDIDTPYFRGETEAFLLESPLYDVIVGNVKDAC